A genomic stretch from Pseudomonas mendocina includes:
- the msrA gene encoding peptide-methionine (S)-S-oxide reductase MsrA, with the protein MVLRSQILTEKSHLPTPEQALPGRADAMPVPEQHYVNGNPLKGPFPEHLQQAVFGLGCFWGAERRFWQQPGVWTTAVGYAGGFTPNPTYEETCSGLTGHTEVVLVVFDPQVISYEDLLKLFWEVHNPTQGMRQGNDIGTQYRSAIYCTTDEQLAAAEASREQFQQALEAQGFGAITTEIQMAPTFYYAEAYHQQYLAKNPGGYCGLRGTGVCLPA; encoded by the coding sequence ATGGTTCTGCGCTCACAGATTCTTACTGAAAAAAGCCACCTGCCCACCCCGGAGCAGGCGCTGCCCGGCCGCGCCGATGCCATGCCTGTTCCCGAGCAGCATTACGTCAACGGCAATCCCCTGAAAGGGCCGTTCCCAGAGCATCTGCAACAGGCAGTGTTTGGCCTGGGTTGTTTCTGGGGCGCGGAGCGGCGCTTCTGGCAACAACCGGGAGTATGGACCACAGCAGTAGGCTATGCCGGTGGTTTTACGCCCAACCCGACTTATGAGGAAACCTGCTCAGGCCTGACCGGCCACACCGAGGTGGTGCTGGTGGTGTTTGATCCGCAGGTGATCAGCTATGAAGATTTGCTCAAGCTGTTCTGGGAGGTGCACAACCCGACTCAGGGCATGCGTCAGGGCAACGACATCGGCACCCAGTACCGCTCGGCTATTTATTGCACAACGGACGAACAACTGGCCGCCGCCGAAGCCAGCCGCGAGCAGTTCCAGCAAGCACTGGAGGCTCAAGGTTTTGGGGCGATCACCACGGAAATCCAAATGGCGCCGACCTTCTATTACGCCGAGGCTTATCACCAGCAGTATCTGGCGAAAAACCCCGGCGGCTATTGCGGTCTGCGTGGCACGGGCGTGTGCTTACCTGCCTGA
- a CDS encoding FMN-binding glutamate synthase family protein, which yields MSFSLLNRYAFLGFCIIFTLLSLPFLGSHEWLWLVTLITAVLSLVGVRDLLQTRHAVLRNYPILGHFRYMIEAIRPEIRQYLLESDKEQLPFSRAQRSLVYARAKKQSSEKAFGTLTDVYENGFEFIGHSMAPAVHCDPATFRITIGGPQCKHPYSASVFNISAMSFGSLSANAIRALNRGAKMGGFYHDTGEGSISPYHRENGGDLVWELGSGYFGCRTEDGRFDPKRFAEQAADPQVKMIEIKLSQGAKPGHGGILPKHKITAEIASTRGVPMGQDCVSPASHSEFSNPTELLQFVQRLRELSDGKPVGFKFCLGHPWEFMGIAKAMLETGILPDFIVVDGKEGGTGAAPLEFTDHIGVPLREGLLFVHNTLVGVGLRDKIRIGASGKIVSAFDLASVMALGADWANSARGFMFAIGCIQSQSCHTNKCPTGVATQDELRQRALVVPDKAERVYSFHTNTLKALAEMLAAAGLQHPEQIEAKHLVRRMSASEIKLYSQLHVFLKPGELLTGEVSGEFYSRMWKAAQTHTFEPADVA from the coding sequence ATGAGTTTCTCTTTGTTGAACCGCTATGCCTTTCTTGGTTTCTGCATCATTTTCACCCTACTCAGCCTGCCGTTTCTGGGCAGCCATGAGTGGCTGTGGTTGGTGACCTTGATCACAGCGGTACTGAGCTTGGTGGGTGTGCGAGATCTGCTCCAGACTCGTCATGCTGTTCTGCGTAACTATCCGATTCTTGGCCACTTTCGCTACATGATCGAAGCGATTCGCCCGGAAATTCGCCAATACTTGCTCGAGAGCGACAAAGAACAACTGCCGTTCTCCCGTGCCCAGCGCTCGCTGGTATATGCCCGCGCTAAAAAGCAGAGTTCGGAAAAAGCCTTCGGTACGCTGACTGATGTCTATGAGAACGGCTTCGAGTTTATTGGCCACTCCATGGCACCGGCTGTTCATTGTGATCCGGCTACTTTCCGCATCACCATCGGCGGCCCGCAGTGCAAGCATCCGTATTCGGCCTCTGTCTTCAACATCTCCGCCATGAGTTTTGGCTCGCTCAGCGCCAACGCCATCCGCGCCCTTAACCGTGGCGCGAAAATGGGCGGCTTCTACCACGACACTGGCGAAGGCAGCATCAGCCCGTATCACCGTGAAAACGGTGGTGATCTGGTGTGGGAGCTGGGCAGTGGTTATTTCGGTTGCCGTACCGAAGACGGCCGTTTCGATCCCAAGCGCTTTGCCGAGCAAGCTGCTGACCCGCAAGTGAAGATGATCGAAATCAAACTCAGCCAAGGCGCCAAACCGGGCCACGGCGGCATCCTGCCCAAGCATAAGATCACCGCTGAAATCGCCAGCACCCGTGGCGTCCCGATGGGGCAGGATTGCGTTTCCCCAGCCAGCCACTCCGAGTTCTCCAACCCCACTGAGCTGCTGCAATTCGTTCAGCGCCTGCGTGAGCTGTCCGATGGCAAGCCAGTCGGCTTCAAGTTCTGCCTGGGGCATCCGTGGGAGTTTATGGGCATCGCCAAGGCTATGCTGGAAACCGGCATCCTCCCGGACTTTATCGTGGTGGACGGTAAAGAAGGCGGCACCGGCGCGGCGCCGCTGGAATTCACCGACCACATCGGCGTGCCCCTGCGTGAAGGCCTGCTGTTTGTGCATAACACCCTGGTCGGAGTCGGCCTGCGCGACAAAATTCGTATTGGCGCCAGCGGTAAGATCGTCAGCGCCTTCGACCTCGCCAGCGTTATGGCACTGGGTGCCGACTGGGCCAACTCAGCGCGCGGCTTTATGTTCGCCATCGGCTGCATCCAGAGCCAGTCCTGCCACACCAACAAATGCCCGACCGGCGTCGCCACTCAGGATGAGCTGCGCCAGCGCGCGCTGGTAGTGCCGGACAAGGCCGAGCGCGTCTACAGCTTCCACACCAACACCCTCAAGGCGTTGGCCGAAATGCTTGCCGCCGCAGGCCTACAGCACCCGGAACAGATCGAAGCCAAGCACCTGGTGCGTCGCATGTCTGCCAGTGAGATCAAACTCTACTCGCAGCTGCACGTGTTCCTGAAACCCGGTGAATTGCTCACCGGGGAAGTCTCAGGCGAGTTCTACTCACGCATGTGGAAAGCGGCTCAAACCCATACGTTTGAGCCTGCTGACGTAGCCTGA
- a CDS encoding PAAR domain-containing protein: MTPTARLGDMHVCPMLGHGSSPIVSASPDTQINFLGAARVGDVCGCGAVITTGFPSIVVDHRPLAHLGSPTSHGGTIVTGSTDTFGGFQCGGGATQSIINFAKLGAIRPDGVVDDQVMAELLADPQLNQRALLAGALVKPGDSPTTQNEPITPELIAVAGSQHDSSSGNKMMFIAQAVRELAEFKRNKPDLKRTLIVFTPGYSPEMLNAARGSAQAYEAGYVEVASAQALFDYLNQGQDRKQSPIEHLSLFSHGVPQSVAFGYLLPESSQMSLDVLSYKQISVLAFSSTAQIDSYACRTGMGNTPDYLIEEALQLYPQTNESLAQLLANHLQIKVRAFIRRSDYKNTWGSVEERQLGKLCEISNNTEPNVEWCRKWNMLKEERSYSDELYDFTYQSMGAINPVASGDTPIGVPGGFFEFLPK, encoded by the coding sequence ATGACTCCCACCGCTCGACTCGGTGACATGCATGTGTGCCCGATGCTCGGCCACGGCTCATCACCAATCGTTTCAGCTTCACCCGATACACAAATCAACTTTTTAGGCGCAGCCCGTGTGGGCGATGTATGCGGCTGTGGCGCGGTTATCACCACAGGTTTTCCGTCCATTGTCGTTGATCACCGGCCGTTAGCTCATTTGGGTAGCCCAACCAGCCATGGCGGCACCATTGTGACTGGCAGCACGGATACTTTCGGCGGCTTCCAGTGTGGCGGTGGAGCTACGCAAAGCATCATCAACTTCGCAAAGCTCGGCGCGATCCGCCCGGATGGTGTGGTGGATGATCAAGTAATGGCTGAGCTGCTAGCCGACCCGCAGTTGAATCAGCGGGCCTTACTGGCAGGAGCATTGGTTAAGCCGGGAGATTCGCCCACAACACAGAATGAACCCATTACTCCGGAACTGATTGCAGTAGCGGGGAGTCAGCATGACAGCAGTTCAGGTAATAAAATGATGTTTATTGCACAAGCAGTACGTGAGCTGGCCGAATTTAAACGCAACAAGCCCGACCTGAAACGAACACTGATTGTCTTTACACCTGGATACAGCCCCGAGATGCTCAATGCTGCCCGTGGATCTGCTCAAGCATACGAGGCCGGATATGTTGAAGTCGCGAGTGCACAGGCGCTTTTCGACTACCTGAACCAAGGTCAAGATCGGAAGCAATCTCCCATCGAACACCTTTCACTATTCAGTCATGGCGTCCCGCAAAGCGTTGCCTTCGGCTACCTGCTTCCGGAAAGCAGCCAAATGTCATTGGATGTTCTTAGCTACAAGCAGATTTCGGTGTTGGCTTTTTCCAGCACTGCACAGATCGATAGCTATGCCTGCCGGACTGGCATGGGCAATACCCCTGACTACCTTATTGAGGAGGCGCTGCAACTCTACCCGCAAACCAATGAGAGTCTGGCGCAGTTATTGGCCAACCATTTGCAGATCAAGGTACGGGCTTTTATTCGTCGTTCTGACTACAAGAACACTTGGGGATCAGTTGAAGAGCGGCAGCTTGGTAAGCTGTGCGAGATCAGTAATAACACCGAGCCAAATGTGGAGTGGTGTAGGAAATGGAACATGCTCAAAGAAGAGCGCAGCTACAGTGATGAATTGTACGATTTTACGTATCAAAGCATGGGAGCCATTAACCCTGTAGCCTCAGGTGATACCCCCATAGGTGTGCCAGGAGGTTTCTTTGAATTTCTACCGAAGTAA